GGCGCCTGGATTTCCACCTGGTTGACATCGCCGCCGTCCAGCGCCATGTTCAGGCCGTACTTCTTCGCCAGCGCGATACGGATCTGCGTATAGCCGGTCGAGCGCAATCCGTAGGACCCCAGCGTCTTGCCTTTCAGGTCCTGGGGGGTCTTCAGGGCGCTGTCGCGCGGCACCCATACCCCGGCGCCTTCGCCGGCGGGGGCGGCGCGCAGGGAGGCCGCCAGGACATTCACCGCCAGGCCGCGTTGCACGGCGGCCGGCAGACTGACCACCGCCGCCATGATGACGTCGTATTGTTTGGCCGATGTGGCCTGGATCAATTGCGGAATCGCCAGCGCGCGCGCCTGCACATCGATCGTGGAGGACGGCACCTTGCCGTTGCGCATCGCCCAGGTAACGACGTCGTAGGCCGGGTCCAGCAGATACGCGTAGGTGACGGTGGGGCGCTGTTGCGCCAGTACGGGCGCCGCGATCCCATAGAGCGCGGGCAGCGCGGCCAGTTTCAGAACACTGCGACGATGCATGGGCAAACTCCTAGGACATCGCGGCCCGCTCGTCGACGGGCATTGCCTCCATCGCGCGGAACAGGCCGACGAGATGATCGCGATGGGCCGCGAGACCGGCGTGGTCCGCGCGGCGCGGCCGCGGGGTATCGATCGTCAGGGTCTCCAGCACGGTGGTCGGTTTGCCGGAAAAAAGGACGATGCGGTCGGCCAGCTGCAAGGCTTCGTCGATGTCGTGCGTCACGAACACCACGGTCTTGCCGGTGCGCTGCCAGATCTGTTCGATCTCGGCGCGCATGCGCTGGCGGGTGTTGGGATCGAGCGCGGAAAACGGCTCGTCCATGAAAATGATCTGCGGGTCCACGGCCAGCGCGCGGGCGATCGCCACCCGTTGGCGTTCGCCGCCGGACAGCGCGGACGGGTATTTTTGCGCGTCGGCCGCAAGCCCCACCATGGACAGCAGCTCCAGGGCCCGCTCGCGGCGGCGCCCGGCCTCCAGCCGGGTGGCCTTGCCGAAGCGGAGTTCCGACGCCAGCAGGATGTTGTCCATGGCATTGCGCCACGACACCAGCCGGGGCGACTGGAACACGAAGGCGATTTCCTGCCAGGCTTCGCCGGGAGCCCGGCCGGCCACGCTGACCTGGCCGCCGGCGACCGGCAGCAGCCCCCCCATCACACGCAGGGAAGTCGATTTGCCGCAGCCCGATGGGCCCAGGATGCAGAGGAATTCGCCCCGCCTGACCTCGAAGCTGAGCTTGTCGTAGATGCGCTGGCCGCCCAGCGCCACATCGACGCGATCGAACACGATGATGGGGCCAGGTACTGCCCCGTCACGGACGGCCGGAGTTGCGGAAGCGTCGAGGGACACGGAAACGAATGGGCGATGGATAGGCTTGGTATCCGCTTGGATACAAAAACGCGCGCTTCGCACCTTACCAGGGATGACGCCGGTTTGCCATGGTATTCCCCCTAGGAAGCGCCGGGCCACCGGCGACCGCACCGTTCCTTGGACGCCCGCGGCGCACCGTACATCCCGCGCGCCGCGCAGGCGTGTCCGCGCGCCCGCCGGCGGTCCCCGTCACGCCGTCGCCTCAGGCGTAGAAACCCATCCTGGACATGTCGGCCCTGATCTGGCTGCGGTCGATCTGTATGGGCTGCCTGCCGACCCCGCCGGGCGGAATCGTCGCCGACGAAGCCACCGACTTCGCCGGCTGGAAACCGATATCCAGCAAGGTCCGGTTCAGCGCGGAATAGAACTCCGTCTTCTTGAAATCCTGCATCACGGCGATGCGATCGGTTTCGCGGCCTTCGAAAACCCAGCTGTACAGATACGGGAGCGTGCGCTGGAATATGCGGCGATGATGCTCGTTGATAAAGAACTTCGCATGCTCCACATAGCGATCGATGTTCTTGGCCAGGAAGTCGCGCGTGGACGCGCCACCCATAAGCAAGGCCTCGCCGGCACCAGGGCTGGTTTCCCTGTATTCCGGCATCTTGATCTTCATCCGGGCATACAGGTTGCATTGCTCCAGGCCGTCGTAGCATGGCGAAGGCGCCGTGGTGAACCGGGTCCCGAACTGCTGCAGGAATTTCCAGGCAAGAAACCACGTCATTTGCGCCGCCTCGCCGAGGTTTCGCTTCACGTTCTTATCCAGATTGACCTGGCCGCCGTGATTGCCGGGGAACGGTATGAAGATGGCATTGGTGGCCGGACTCATGAACTTCACGCGTTGCGCGTCCTGGGGCTTGAAGAACCCACGCGTCTCATGCATGGAGAGGACGGCGCAGTAGTTCCTGACGTTGGGCGGGATCATGCTGGTGTCGATATCGCTTTTGTGCCCGATGCCCGCCACCGGGTCGACGGCGAAGATATTGACGCCGACCTGGGGAAAGAACTCGTTCAGCTTGTACGCCAGCTTCGTGCACGTCACCGCGCCCCGGCTCCAGCCCAGCATATTGATGACGTGAGGAAGCCGATCCAGTTCCGCGATCGTGGCGATGGCATGTATGACGTTGTCGTCCCAGCCGGCGCCAGTCGCCATCCCCGTCAAGGTCCAGTTGATATGGGTATTGCCAAGTTCCTTGTTGCCCAGGGCGGACTTCGGCTGCTTGTCGCGCGTGAAGGGATTGAACTGGCCCGGCGTCACGCTGCTGGTCGGACTGCTGCCCGGGCCATCGCATATCAGGAAATCGCGATATTCCCTGCCCGCGGCCAGGCGGCCGAACTCCGCAACGATTTCCCCTTGATCATCGCGGCTTGCGCATGTCCCATGATTGAAGACGGTGAATACTGTCATTTGAACCCCACTGCATTCGTTCATTGAAGAATGCCGTCCACCCGCGGGGCCTGGTGAGCGATGCCCGTCATCGCGCCATCTCCACCGCCGCTGGTTTGTATTCCGGCACTCGAGTCGCGGCAGGATAGGGAGTTTCCTCGCGTGCCCTAACGAGAAAATCCTGAACGCGTCACGGCGAACACAGCGGTAAAAACGCCGTTCGGGCAGATTGCCGAACGACCTGTCATAAGAGTCCCATCGCGATGTAGGAACCGTTCACGAAGGGCTGGCTAGCGGATGTTTGAATGAGGCGAAGATCGTGGCGCCGTGTAGGATTCAATGCCTTCCAAGCGGCGATTCGACGCCGCCCAGGCGGGCATCGCCGGGAAGCCGCACCGGCAGCCATGGGTTCGTTCGCGCCGATGTCCACGGCCGCCGGGCCTTTGCTTTATGCCGGGCCTTTGTTAAGCAGCGCCTTCAGCATGCCGAGGCGTTCTTTGGGACTCAGGGCGCGCGTCGCTTCGTCTTCGGGAAAGCGCGCGTCGCCCAGGCCCATTTCCTCGATAAAACGGGAAGGCTCGCGCACCAGATCTTCGCGCGCGCGACGCCGCTTCTTGCACCAGCTAAGGTTCAGGCTGCGCTGCGCGCGCGTAATGCCCACGTACATCAGACGGCGTTCTTCTTCGATGCGGCTCGCCAGGGATTCGGCGGCGCGCGCAGGGTCGCCTTCTTCGTCGTCCTTGCCCAGGTGGGGCAGCAGGCCCTCTTCCACCCCCGCCATGTAGACGTGGGGATACTCCAGCCCCTTGGACGCATGCAGGGTCGAAAGCTTGACCGCGTCGGGTTCCTCTTCCTCGCCGCGTTCCAGCATGGTGACGAGCGCGACGTGCTGCACCAGCTCGAACAAGGTCATGCCGTCCTCGTCGGCCTTGCGCTTGAGCCAGCCGGTAAGTTCCAGGACGTTCTGCCAGCGTGTCTGCGCGGGCTTCTCGTCGAACATATCGTAAAGATAGCGTTCATACTGGATGGCGCCCAGCAGGTCGTCCAGCAGCACGCCCGCGGGCTCGGCCGATGCCGGCTTGCTGCCGTCCGGAGCGCCGCGTCCGGCCCGCCATTGCATGCGCCGGACGAATTCGGCGAAGGTGCGCAAGGATTCCAGCTGGCGTTGCTGCAGCAGCGCATCCACGCCCTGCTCGAATACGGCGGCGAACAGGGAAAGCTGGCGTTCCGCGGCGTACTGCCCCAGCGTCTGCAGGGTGCCCTGCCCGATGCCGCGCTTGGGCGTGGTGGCCGCGCGGATAAAGGCGGGATCGTCCTCGTCGTTGGCGATCAGCCGCAGATAGGCCAGCACATCGCGCACTTCGGCCTTGTCGAAGAAGCTCTGCCCGCCGGAAATCGTGTACGGGATCTTCAGGTTGCGCAGCGCCTGCTCCAGGATCCGCGACTGGTGATTGCTGCGGTACAGGATGGCATAGTCTTTCCACTGCCCCTGCCGTTCGAAGCGGGCGGCCGAGATCCGCATCGCGATCGCCTCCGCTTCGGCTTCCTCGCTATCCATCGGCGTAATGACGATGGGCTCGCCCACACCCAGATCGGACCACAGCTTTTTCTCGAACAGTTTGGGATTCTTTTCGATCACCTTGTTGGCGGCGGCCAGGATGCGCTGCACCGACCGGTAGTTCTGCTCCAGCTTGATCAGCTTCAGGTTGGGGTAGTCGGTCGTCAGCTTGGCCAGGTTTTCGATGGTGGCGCCGCGCCACGCGTAGATGGCCTGGTCATCGTCCCCCACCGCGGTGAACATGGCGCGATCGCCGCTCAGCAGCTGGACCAGGCGGTACTGGCACACATTCGTGTCCTGGTATTCATCCACCAGCAGATAGCGCACGCGGTTCTGCCAGCGGGTGCGGACTTCTTCGTTCCCTTCGAGCAGCAGGGCCGGAATGCGGATCAGGTCGTCGAAGTCCACCGCCTGATAGGCGGCCAGGGTGGCGGCATAGCTGCGATACACGCGCGCGGCTTCCACATCGGCCTTGGTCGTGGCCTGCGCCGCCGCGGCGTCCGGGTCCAGCAAGGCATTCTTCCACAGCGAAATCGTCGTCTGCACGGTACGCAGCCAGCCGCGATCCGTCGTCGCCAGCAGCTCCTGGATGATGCCCATGGCGTCGTCCGCGTCCAGGATGGAGAACTGCGGCTTCAGGCCGGCATTGCGCGCTTCCTCGCGCAGGAAGCGTACACCGAGCGCATGGAAGGTGCTGATGGTCAGGCCCTTGGCGAGCTTGCGGTCCACCAGCGTCTTGACGCGCTCGTCCATTTCGCGCGCCGCCTTGTTGGTGAACGTCAGCGCCACGATATTGCGGCCCATGTAGCCGCATTCGCGCAGCAGGTAGGCGATTTTCTGCGTAATCACCCGCGTCTTGCCGCTGCCGGCGCCGGCCAGTACCAGGCAGGGTCCACCCAGGTACAGGATCGCTTCGCGTTGCGCGGGGTTCAAGCCGGCGGGTAGGGACTCGGACATGGGGCGTCAGATTTCCAGGGGATCGACCTCTAGCTGCCAGCGCACGCGGGATGCGGCGGGCAGACCGTGCAGCATCGCGGACCACGTGCCGAGGAAAGCCTGCAGGGCGGGACGGCTGGCGCTTTCGACCAGCAGCTGCGCCCGTTCCATATTGGCCACCCGCACCACCCGCAGGGGAACCGGATCGTAGCGCGTTACGGCGTCCGCCGTCGGAAATCGATCGGCCATTCCCGCATCCGGAAGATCGCGGGCCTCCTGCAGGAATGCCAGCGCCTGGGCCAGTTCGCGCGCTTCCGCCGTCAACAGTGCCTGATGGGCGAATGGCGGCAGCCCCGTGCTTTCGCGTTCCGCCAGCGCGGGCCCGGCAAAACCGGCGTAATCGTGACGCACCAGCGCCTGGTAGACGGGCTGTTCGGGGTAGCCGGTCTGTATCAGTACCTCGCCGCCTTCCGTATGCCGGCCGGCGCGGCCGGCAACCTGCATCAGCTGGGCGAACAGCCGTTCCGGCGCGCGAAAGTCATGCGCGAACAGCATGGCGTCCGCATTGAGTACGCCGACCAGGCCCAGGCGGGCGAAGTCATGTCCCTTGGCCACCATCTGGGTGCCCACCAGGATATCCACTTCGCCGGCATGCACGCTGGCGAAAAGCGCCTGCGCGCTGCCTTTGCGGCGCGTGCTGTCCGCGTCGATGCGCAGGATGCGGGCTTGCGGAAACAGATCGGCCAGGTGTTCCTCCACACGCTGGGTGCCGCGCCCCATGGGCTGCAGATCCTGGTCGCCGCACTCGGGACAGGCGCGCGGCACACGCGCCTGATAGCCGCAGTGATGGCATTGCAGGACGTGCCCTCCCGGCCCCGCCCCCCGGTGCAGTACCGTGAAGGCGGTGCAGCGGGGACACTGGCTGACCCAGGCGCAGGATGCGCAATGCAGCACCGGCGCGTAGCCGCGGCGATTCAGGAACACCAGGGACTGTTCGCCGCGCTCCAGCCGCTTGCCGATCGCATCGACCAATTGCGGCGACATGCCTTGCTTCATGGGCAGGCGCCGCGTATCCACGAGCCGCACGGCCGGCAACTGGCTGGCCTTGGCGCGTGCCGCCAGCGTCAGGCGCAGGTAGCGGCCGCGCTCGGCCTGCTGCCAGGTTTCCAGGGATGGCGTCGCCGACCCCAGCAGCACGGGGATATCGCGGTCCCGCGCGCGCCATATGGCGAGGTCGCGCGCCGAATAGCGCAAGCCATCCTGCTGCTTGTAGGACGCATCATGTTCTTCATCGACGACGATCAGGCCCAGCTCCGGCAAGGGCGCGAAGATCGACATGCGGGTCCCCAGCAGTACCCGCGCCTCGCCGCGCTGGGCGCGCACCCAGGCCTGCAGGCGTTCGCCATCGGAAAGGCCGCTGTGCAGCACGGCCAGGCAGTCCGGTCCCGCCACGGCTTCCAGGCGGCTGCCCAGCACGGCCTGCAACTGCGGCGTCAGGTTGATTTCCGGCACCATCAGCAGCACCTGCCTGCCTTGCGCCAGGACATCCCGCGCCGCCCTCAGGTAGACCTCGGTCTTGCCGCTGCCGGTAACCCCATGCAGCAGGACCGGTTTGAAACCGCGCAGGCCGCGGATGGCTTGCACGGCGGTTTCCTGCTCCGGGTTCAGGACCGGTTCCACCGGCGCGACGCCGGTCTCGGCCGCCGCCTCGTCGCCGGCAGCCTCGGGCGCGCGGGCCGGCCCGCGGCGCTTCGCGTGCTTGGCATCCAGCCGCGCGACCGGCCCCGCCCCGGAACGCTTGCCTTCGTAGGCGGACGGTTTGCGCAGGGGGGGCGGCAGGGCCGGCAGCATGACCTCGCCAAGGGGCCGGTGGTAGTAGGCGGCCGCAAAGCGCGCCAGGCGCATCCAGTCAGGCGTGAAGGCAGGAAGGTCGTCCAGGACGCGCTCTATGGGCTTGATATGGACGGGGTCGATGGAGGGCGTCTCCAGCGTATCCGTAACAATACCTACCAGGCGGCGGCGGCCGAACGGGACGATCACCCTTACCCCGGGCGCGAGCGGGCTGGAGTGGCTGTAGTCGAACGGTCCCTGCAGCGGTACGTCCAGCGCCACCCGCACCCAGGCGCCGGCTTGCCCTGGCGCCGCGCGGGGGCAATCCTGCCCGGCTGTCTCAATCATTGCCATAGGCCAAAAGCATGGGTTCCCGCATCATTCTATTTAAAGTGAATTCTCGAAGTTCCCGCTAAGCGCCTGTACTGCCTGCGATAGAAAATGTGGCCGGAACGCCGCTGTGGATAACTTTGGGGAAAAGCCATGGCTTTTTGAATAGAGGTGCATGTACCACAACAGCGTCAAAGTGGGAAAGGAAATCTCCCAAGAGGTTTCTCTCGATAAATCAGGCACTTACATTCGGCACTCAAAAGGCACAGACTGCGATGCGCTGTCAAGGGCAAATATTCGCTGCTGTGCACAAGTCGGGAAAATCAGGCGCGGATCGCCTCTTTCCCCACCGAAGCAATCACTTACTTCATGGCAGAGCACCGTGGAACGCGCGGCTGTAGGTATGGACCTCGTCCACCAGCTCGGCTACGGCATCCGGCGGAGTAAATTGCGATATCCCATGCCCCAGATTGAACACGTGTCCGCCCTGCCCGACCTGGCCGAAATCGTCGATCACTCGCCTGGCTTGCGCGCGCACCACCGCGGCGCCGCCGAATAGCGACATGGGGTCCAGATTGCCTTGCAGCGCCACCGCGTCGGCCACGCGCCGGCGGGCCTGGGCCAGGTTTACCGTCCAGTCCACGCCCACCGCGTCCGCCCCACAGGCGGCGATTTGCTCCAGCCACATGCCGCCCCCCTTGGTGAAGACGATCGCCGGGACCGGCCGCCCGTCCCGTTCACGCGTCAGGCCGGCGACGACCTGCCGCGTATAGGCGAGCGAGTATTCCTGGAACAGGCCATCGGCCAGTACCCCGCCCCAGCTGTCGAACACCATCACGGCCTGGGCCCCGGCGGCGATCTGCGCATTCAGGTATTCGATGGTCGCCTGCGCGTTCACGCGCAGGATCCGATGCATCAGGTCGGGACGGCCGTAGGCCATGCCCTTGATGAGCCGATAGTCGTCGCTGCCCTTGCCTTCGACCATGTAACAGGCGATGGTCCAGGGACTTCCGGCAAAGCCGATCAGCGGCACACGCCCGCCGAGTTCGCGGCGGATCAGGCTGACGGCGTCGAATACATAGCGCAGGCGGTCCAGGTCCGGCACGGCCAGGGCCTGCACATCCGCCTCGGTACGCACCGGGCGCTCGAAGTACGGGCCTTCTCCGGCACGGAAGTCCAGGCCCAGGCCCATGGCGTGCGGCACCGTCAGGATGTCGGAAAACAGGATGGCCGCATCGAGCGGAAACCGCGCCAGCGGCTGCAGCGTGACTTCGGTGGCGTATTCCGGATTCTGCGCCAGGCCCAGGAAAGAACCGGCACGCGACCGTGTGGCGTTGTATTCGGGCAGATATCGCCCTGCTTGCCGCATGAGCCAGACAGGTGTGTAAGGCACGGGCTCGCGCAACAGGGCGCGCAGGAATACATCGTTTTGCAAGGCGACGGCTGACACGATTTTCCTTGAAAGATCCACGGCCTGGATTTTACCCGGCGGGACGCCGTCAACCCGCCGGCTCCTTGCACGACTGGCGCGGGCGGTACGGCGCGGCATCGATATGGTGCTTGCGCATCAGCGCCCAGAAGGCGCGGCGATGCTTGGCGGAAGCCCGGGCGGCACGCGCGACATTGCCGGCATGGCGCGACAACGCGGTGCGCACATAATCGCGTTCGAAGCTATCGACGACGCGCGACTTGGCGATGCGGAACGGTTCGTCGGGATGGACGCGCGGCGCGGCCTGGATGGCCAGCAAACTGCTGTCGATGGCCTCGCGCGGCAGGCGCGGCCGGCCTTCGCCTTGCGGCAATGCCATTCTGCCGGCCATGGGGGCGGCGGCGATGGCCCAGGCGGTGGCGCCGGCATCATGGCCGGCATAGCGCACGCCCGCTTCGCGCAGGGTTTTGCAGGAACGCATAGCCAAGCCGGCGGCTGGTGCCGGGGCAGCTCCGTGATCGGGATCCGCGGCGTCCGCCCGGGCATCGTATGGCGCGGCAAACGCGTCGCGAGGAGCGGTGTCGGCGGTGTCCGCGGCAGCCACGTCTGGCGCGGACGGTCCGGCGAGCGGCCGGCGGCCGCCCGCCACCCGGTCGACACGGACCCTCAGCTCCTCCGGGCATAAGGGGTCGCGCACGAAATCGCACATGCCCAGGGCCAGCAGGTCCTCTACCGCCGCCGCCTTCAGGCCCCGGGCCAGGCCGATCAGCGGGGTGCGCAGGCCTCCGCGCGCGCAGGACAGCGCCGTCCGGGTCCAGCCCAGCGTGTCGGGGGCCACGGGCAACAGGCAAGCGTCGAAGCGACGCAGGGACATCGCCAGCCGGGCAAGCGAGTGCGTGGCCGCCTGCGGCCCCGAGTACGCGGCGGCCACGCCGCCGGCGGCGACCAGCAGCGCGCCGTTATCCAGCGTCACCGCGTGCAGCCGCACGCGCGCCATATGCGCCGCGTGCCGCTCCATCCATTCGTTTATCCAGCCGGTATGTTCCGGCACCATGAGTACGCCGCAATCTAGCGTCTCGCGCATCGCTACTCCTCCGTATTGGTCGAAGCAGCAAGCCTAGATAGCGGTGCCGTGTCCGGCAATTCGCAAAGTCCACACTGCGGCTTGTACGTAAGGGAAAGCACGCAGGAACCGGCTCAGGCCTTGGCCTCCCGGGCCCATGCCTTATGCCGGGCTTCCAGTTCCGCGATACGGGCGGCCGCGGATTTGCGCCGCGCGATCCACAGGTACACGCCTGTGGCCAGCACGATGATCGTGATCACATCCAGCACCGCCCAGATGATCTTGAGCGGCATGCCGGCATAGTCGCCGAAGTGCAGCGGCCTCGATACCTCCAGCGCCCGCAGGTACCACGGCATCTCCAGCTGCGTGTCCACGGCGCCGGTGCGCGCGTCCACCAGGACGGGGCTGAACAGACGGGAAGTCAACGCGGTATCGCCGTTGAGCCAGACGAAATAGTGATACGGACTGCCGAAGGGATTGCCCGGAAACGTCACCACATTGACCTTCATCCCCGGCTGCGCCTTCTGGGCAGCGGCGTAGGCGGCATCGACGGAGCTGAGTTCCGCGGACTGCGGTGTGGATTTACCCTGGTACGGCGCCAGCAGCGTCTGCATCGCCGTGCCCTGCCAGTACTTGAACATCGGCGTCGACAACTCATTGATGACGCCCGTGAACCCCACCACGAACGCCCACGCCAGCGTGGCGACGCCCAGCAGGTTGTGCAGGTCCAGCCATTTGATGCGGGCCGAGCGCTCGGCCCGCACGCTGCCGAACGGGATCTTCTTCATATAGGGTCCGTACAGCACCACGCCGGACACCACGGCAATGCAGAACAACAGCCCCATGAAGCCCAGGAAGAGTTCGCCGGCCAGCCCGGCGAACATATCGACATGCAGGTGCAGCATGATCTCCATGAAGCCGTGGCCCTCCTGTTCGGCGGGTGGGAATCGCTTCAGCAGCTCGCCCGTATGCGCGTCGAAGCGCAAGCGGTGCGCGCGATCCTGGTTTCCCAGCTCCGGGTTCAGCCCGATCACCACTTGCGGATCGTCGTCATCGATGAAGACGAATTCGACGGCGTCATCCGGATATAGCCGTTTGCTTTCCGCCACCATGGCGTCCAGGCTCGCGCGCGGTGTCCCGGGCGCGGCCTCGGCATACGGCTTGGCATCGTCCAGCCAATGATCGATCTCGTGCGAGAAGATCAGCGGCAGCCCTGTCAGGCACAGCAGCAACAGGAACACCGTGCAAACCAGGCTGCTCCACTTGTGTATTTCAAACCAGGTCTTGAGGGACAGTTTCCCCATGCTGCCGAGCTCCAGGCCGCGTCCGCGATGTTAATAATAAGAATCTATCTCACTATTGTAGTCATTTGATGCCTTGTACGGAATGGTCCAGTCCCGGTGCATATTCTTGGTGCTTCACAGGGGGATTTTGTTGGACCATCATGGCATCAAGCCGGCAGTACCCCGCCGATCCCGGACCTCACCCCGCCCGCGCATCGACGGCAGTTCCTCGCCGATCCACCCTACGACAAGGAAGTGCCATGAGCCAACGCCTGAACTACTACAAAGCCAGCGCCGAAACCGCCAAGAAGTACATCGATTTCAGCCAGTCCCTGAAGAACCGCCCCGTCATCGCGGAACTCGGGCACCTCGTCACGCTGCGCGCGTCGCAGCTGAACGGCTGCGCCTTCTGCGTGGACATGCACGTCAAGGAAGGGAAAATCCACGGCGAACGCGAGCTGCGCCTGCACCACGTAGCCATCTGGTGGGAATCGCCCCTGTTCAACGAACGCGAAAAGGCGGCCCTGGCCTGGACCGAAATCGTCACGCATCTGCCTGCCCACGGCGTGCCTGACGAGGCATACGAAAGCGTGTGCGAGCACTTCAGCGAAGAGGAAGTCTCCGACCTGACATTCCTGATCGTCGGCATCAATGGCTGGAACCGCCTGAGCGTGGCATTCCGGCCGGTTCCCGGCTCGGCGGACGAGATGTTCGGCCTGGGCAAGGCCGGCCTGAAGTAAGCCGGCCGACGACCGCCAGGGAACACGCGCCGCGCGTCCGCCAGGGTGAACGTCTTTTCAAGCAGAGACCCACCAGGGTGGACGCTCTTTCAAGCGCTACCCGCCAGGTTGCACGCCCGTTCAAGCGGCGCCCCTTCAAGGTGGACGCCTCCACGCGAGATATAAAAAAAGCCAGGCAAAAGCCTGGCTTTTTTTTACGAAGAAACGTACCCGCATCCGGCAGAGGCCCATCGAGCGGCCATGCCGCCGTGCCGCTGGCCCGCGGACCGCGCGGTTGCGCGGGCTGCGGGAAACGGCATGTGGGCTTAGTTGCGGCGGCCCGAACTTGCCCGCAGGCGACGCGCGGCGGCGGCCTGCGCCGCCAGCATGGCCAGCTCGGCTTCCACCACGGCGATATCCGCCTTGTCCTTGGCATTGCGCAAGGCTTCTTCCGCCTTCTGACGCGCGGCCTCG
Above is a genomic segment from Bordetella genomosp. 11 containing:
- a CDS encoding ABC transporter substrate-binding protein, translated to MHRRSVLKLAALPALYGIAAPVLAQQRPTVTYAYLLDPAYDVVTWAMRNGKVPSSTIDVQARALAIPQLIQATSAKQYDVIMAAVVSLPAAVQRGLAVNVLAASLRAAPAGEGAGVWVPRDSALKTPQDLKGKTLGSYGLRSTGYTQIRIALAKKYGLNMALDGGDVNQVEIQAPNLPGALASGKLDAATLIHSQAYRALKSGEYRLIAETARDNNEIFKTRFVSAVNIAYPERLSKQPDAYVEFCRVFRESLKYAMANKAEVFGAVGKESGLEPDFFEWWFSKNSEVPGYFSEEHAEAIMLFYEQARDLGVLKSYPDIRTLVWDKAPRA
- a CDS encoding ABC transporter ATP-binding protein, encoding MFDRVDVALGGQRIYDKLSFEVRRGEFLCILGPSGCGKSTSLRVMGGLLPVAGGQVSVAGRAPGEAWQEIAFVFQSPRLVSWRNAMDNILLASELRFGKATRLEAGRRRERALELLSMVGLAADAQKYPSALSGGERQRVAIARALAVDPQIIFMDEPFSALDPNTRQRMRAEIEQIWQRTGKTVVFVTHDIDEALQLADRIVLFSGKPTTVLETLTIDTPRPRRADHAGLAAHRDHLVGLFRAMEAMPVDERAAMS
- a CDS encoding DUF5621 domain-containing protein, which translates into the protein MTVFTVFNHGTCASRDDQGEIVAEFGRLAAGREYRDFLICDGPGSSPTSSVTPGQFNPFTRDKQPKSALGNKELGNTHINWTLTGMATGAGWDDNVIHAIATIAELDRLPHVINMLGWSRGAVTCTKLAYKLNEFFPQVGVNIFAVDPVAGIGHKSDIDTSMIPPNVRNYCAVLSMHETRGFFKPQDAQRVKFMSPATNAIFIPFPGNHGGQVNLDKNVKRNLGEAAQMTWFLAWKFLQQFGTRFTTAPSPCYDGLEQCNLYARMKIKMPEYRETSPGAGEALLMGGASTRDFLAKNIDRYVEHAKFFINEHHRRIFQRTLPYLYSWVFEGRETDRIAVMQDFKKTEFYSALNRTLLDIGFQPAKSVASSATIPPGGVGRQPIQIDRSQIRADMSRMGFYA
- a CDS encoding UvrD-helicase domain-containing protein — its product is MSESLPAGLNPAQREAILYLGGPCLVLAGAGSGKTRVITQKIAYLLRECGYMGRNIVALTFTNKAAREMDERVKTLVDRKLAKGLTISTFHALGVRFLREEARNAGLKPQFSILDADDAMGIIQELLATTDRGWLRTVQTTISLWKNALLDPDAAAAQATTKADVEAARVYRSYAATLAAYQAVDFDDLIRIPALLLEGNEEVRTRWQNRVRYLLVDEYQDTNVCQYRLVQLLSGDRAMFTAVGDDDQAIYAWRGATIENLAKLTTDYPNLKLIKLEQNYRSVQRILAAANKVIEKNPKLFEKKLWSDLGVGEPIVITPMDSEEAEAEAIAMRISAARFERQGQWKDYAILYRSNHQSRILEQALRNLKIPYTISGGQSFFDKAEVRDVLAYLRLIANDEDDPAFIRAATTPKRGIGQGTLQTLGQYAAERQLSLFAAVFEQGVDALLQQRQLESLRTFAEFVRRMQWRAGRGAPDGSKPASAEPAGVLLDDLLGAIQYERYLYDMFDEKPAQTRWQNVLELTGWLKRKADEDGMTLFELVQHVALVTMLERGEEEEPDAVKLSTLHASKGLEYPHVYMAGVEEGLLPHLGKDDEEGDPARAAESLASRIEEERRLMYVGITRAQRSLNLSWCKKRRRAREDLVREPSRFIEEMGLGDARFPEDEATRALSPKERLGMLKALLNKGPA
- a CDS encoding primosomal protein N'; this translates as MIETAGQDCPRAAPGQAGAWVRVALDVPLQGPFDYSHSSPLAPGVRVIVPFGRRRLVGIVTDTLETPSIDPVHIKPIERVLDDLPAFTPDWMRLARFAAAYYHRPLGEVMLPALPPPLRKPSAYEGKRSGAGPVARLDAKHAKRRGPARAPEAAGDEAAAETGVAPVEPVLNPEQETAVQAIRGLRGFKPVLLHGVTGSGKTEVYLRAARDVLAQGRQVLLMVPEINLTPQLQAVLGSRLEAVAGPDCLAVLHSGLSDGERLQAWVRAQRGEARVLLGTRMSIFAPLPELGLIVVDEEHDASYKQQDGLRYSARDLAIWRARDRDIPVLLGSATPSLETWQQAERGRYLRLTLAARAKASQLPAVRLVDTRRLPMKQGMSPQLVDAIGKRLERGEQSLVFLNRRGYAPVLHCASCAWVSQCPRCTAFTVLHRGAGPGGHVLQCHHCGYQARVPRACPECGDQDLQPMGRGTQRVEEHLADLFPQARILRIDADSTRRKGSAQALFASVHAGEVDILVGTQMVAKGHDFARLGLVGVLNADAMLFAHDFRAPERLFAQLMQVAGRAGRHTEGGEVLIQTGYPEQPVYQALVRHDYAGFAGPALAERESTGLPPFAHQALLTAEARELAQALAFLQEARDLPDAGMADRFPTADAVTRYDPVPLRVVRVANMERAQLLVESASRPALQAFLGTWSAMLHGLPAASRVRWQLEVDPLEI
- the hemE gene encoding uroporphyrinogen decarboxylase, with the protein product MSAVALQNDVFLRALLREPVPYTPVWLMRQAGRYLPEYNATRSRAGSFLGLAQNPEYATEVTLQPLARFPLDAAILFSDILTVPHAMGLGLDFRAGEGPYFERPVRTEADVQALAVPDLDRLRYVFDAVSLIRRELGGRVPLIGFAGSPWTIACYMVEGKGSDDYRLIKGMAYGRPDLMHRILRVNAQATIEYLNAQIAAGAQAVMVFDSWGGVLADGLFQEYSLAYTRQVVAGLTRERDGRPVPAIVFTKGGGMWLEQIAACGADAVGVDWTVNLAQARRRVADAVALQGNLDPMSLFGGAAVVRAQARRVIDDFGQVGQGGHVFNLGHGISQFTPPDAVAELVDEVHTYSRAFHGALP
- a CDS encoding PepSY-associated TM helix domain-containing protein, giving the protein MGKLSLKTWFEIHKWSSLVCTVFLLLLCLTGLPLIFSHEIDHWLDDAKPYAEAAPGTPRASLDAMVAESKRLYPDDAVEFVFIDDDDPQVVIGLNPELGNQDRAHRLRFDAHTGELLKRFPPAEQEGHGFMEIMLHLHVDMFAGLAGELFLGFMGLLFCIAVVSGVVLYGPYMKKIPFGSVRAERSARIKWLDLHNLLGVATLAWAFVVGFTGVINELSTPMFKYWQGTAMQTLLAPYQGKSTPQSAELSSVDAAYAAAQKAQPGMKVNVVTFPGNPFGSPYHYFVWLNGDTALTSRLFSPVLVDARTGAVDTQLEMPWYLRALEVSRPLHFGDYAGMPLKIIWAVLDVITIIVLATGVYLWIARRKSAAARIAELEARHKAWAREAKA